Proteins from one Bos taurus isolate L1 Dominette 01449 registration number 42190680 breed Hereford chromosome 7, ARS-UCD2.0, whole genome shotgun sequence genomic window:
- the LOC786489 gene encoding protocadherin beta-5, translating to METAPAKTLQKRQVIFLAILLFLWETGSEEIRYSMPEETESGSLVANLAKDLDLRVGELATRGARIHYKGNKQLLQLDITTGNLLLYEKLDREVLCRATDPCILHFQLLLENPVQIIQADLQLTDINDHSPEFLERDMLLKIPESVQTGTVFPLKIAQDFDIGSNAVQNYTISPNSHFHVVTHHRGDGRKYPELVLDKALDREKQPELSLTLTALDGGAPPRSGTTTVRIEVVDINDNAPEFLQSVYEVQIPENSPLNSLVVAVSARDLDAGTYGKVAYALFQGDEVTQPFVINEITGEISLKRALDFEATRFYNVEIAATDGGGLSGKCTVAIEVVDVNDNAPELTMSRLISSVPENSPETVVAVFSVSDPDSGENGKMVSTIQNDLPFLLKPTFKNFYSLVTERSLDREERAGYNITITVTDMGTPRLKTEHNITVLVSDVNDNAPTFTQTSYTLWVRENNSPALHIGSVSATDTDAGANAQVTYSLLPPPDPLVPLASLVSINPDNGHLFALTSLDYEALRAFEFHVGATDRGSPALSSQALVRVLVADANDNAPFVLYPLQNASAPCTELVPRAAEPGYLVTKVVAVDGDAGQNAWLSYQLLKATEPGLFGVWAHNGEVRTARLLSERDAPKQRLVVLVKDNGEPPLSASVTLHVLLVDGFSQPYLPAPEAEAAAAAPADPLTVYLVVALASVSSLFLFSVLVFVAVRLCRRGGAASAGRCPVAEGHFPGHLVDVSGTGTLAQSYQYEERWRHRYPK from the coding sequence ATGGAGACTGCGCCAGCAAAAACGCTACAAAAAAGGCAAGTTATCTTTCTTGCTATATTGTTGTTTTTGTGGGAGACTGGCTCTGAAGAAATTAGGTATTCCATGccagaagaaacagaaagtggGTCTCTTGTGGCCAACCTGGCAAAAGACCTGGATCTCAGGGTGGGGGAACTAGCCACGCGGGGCGCGCGAATCCATTACAAAGGAAACAAACAGCTCTTGCAGCTGGATATAACGACCGGGAATTTGCTTCTATATGAAAAACTAGACCGGGAAGTGTTGTGCCGGGCAACAGATCCCTGTATACTGCATTTCCAACTATTACTGGAAAACCCGGTACAGATTATTCAAGCTGATCTACAGCTCACAGATATAAATGACCATTCCCCAGAGTTCCTAGAGAGAGATATGCTCCTAAAAATCCCCGAGAGCGTCCAGACAGGGACTGTGTTTCCTTTGAAAATAGCTCAGGACTTTGACATAGGTAGCAACGCGGTTCAAAACTACACAATCAGCCCCAACTCCCATTTTCATGTTGTCACTCATCATCGTGGAGATGGCAGAAAATACCCAGAGCTGGTGCTGGACAAAGCACTGGATCGGGAGAAACAGCCTGAGCTCAGTTTAACCCTCACCGCGCTGGATGGGGGGGCTCCGCCCAGGTCTGGGACCACTACAGTCCGCATCGAAGTCGTGGACATTAATGACAATGCCCCAGAATTTTTACAGTCCGTCTATGAGGTCCAGATTCCAGAGAACAGCCCCCTAAACTCCTTAGTTGTCGCTGTCTCTGCCCGAGATTTAGATGCAGGAACATATGGGAAAGTAGCCTATGCTCTATTCCAAGGAGATGAAGTTACTCAACCATTTGTAATAAACGAAATAACAGGAGAAATTAGTCTGAAAAGGGCATTGGATTTCGAGGCAACTCGGTTTTATAACGTGGAGATTGCAGCCACAGACGGCGGGGGCCTTTCAGGAAAATGCACTGTAGCTATTGAGGTGGTGGATGTGAACGACAACGCCCCCGAACTGACCATGTCGAGACTCATCAGCTCTGTCCCAGAAAACTCCCCAGAGACTGTGGTAGCTGTTTTCAGTGTTTCTGATCCAGATTCCGGGGAAAACGGTAAGATGGTTTCCACCATTCAGAATGATCTCCCCTTTCTCTTGAAACCTACGTTCAAAAACTTTTACAGTCTGGTGACAGAGAGATCGCTAGACAGAGAGGAAAGAGCCGGGTACAACATCACCATCACGGTCACTGACATGGGAACCCCAAGACTGAAAACCGAGCACAACATAACCGTGCTGGTGTCCGACGTCAACGACAACGCCCCCACCTTCACCCAGACCTCCTACACCCTGTGGGTCCGCGAGAACAACAGCCCCGCCCTGCACATCGGCAGCGTCAGCGCCACAGACACAGACGCGGGCGCCAACGCCCAGGTCACCTACTCGCTGCTGCCGCCCCCCGACCCGCTCGTGCCCCTCGCCTCCCTCGTGTCCATCAACCCCGACAATGGCCACCTCTTCGCCCTCACGTCCCTGGACTACGAGGCCCTAAGAGCCTTCGAGTTCCACGTGGGCGCCACCGACCGCGGCTCGCCCGCGCTCAGCAGCCAGGCGCTGGTGCGCGTGCTCGTGGCGGACGCCAACGACAACGCGCCCTTCGTGCTCTACCCGCTGCAGAACGCCTCGGCGCCCTGCACCGAGCTGGTGCCCAGGGCGGCCGAGCCGGGCTACCTGGTGACCAAGGTGGTGGCGGTGGACGGCGACGCGGGCCAGAACGCCTGGCTGTCGTACCAGCTGCTCAAGGCCACGGAGCCCGGGCTGTTCGGCGTGTGGGCGCACAACGGCGAGGTGCGCACGGCGCGGCTGCTGAGCGAGCGCGACGCGCCCAAGCAGCGGCTGGTGGTGCTGGTCAAGGACAACGGCGAGCCGCCGCTGTCGGCCAGCGTCACGCTGCACGTGCTGCTGGTGGACGGCTTCTCGCAGCCCTACCTGCCGGCCCCGGAAGCGGAAGCGGCGGCCGCGGCGCCGGCCGACCCGCTCACCGTCTACCTGGTGGTGGCCTTGGCGTCGGTGTCGTCGCTCTTCCTCTTCTCGGTGCTGGTGTTCGTGGCGGTGCGGCTGtgcaggaggggcggggcggccTCGGCGGGTCGCTGCCCGGTGGCCGAGGGCCACTTCCCGGGCCACCTGGTGGACGTCAGCGGCACGGGGACCCTGGCCCAGAGCTACCAGTACGAG